The proteins below come from a single Agromyces flavus genomic window:
- the cofD gene encoding 2-phospho-L-lactate transferase, with product MKITVLAGGVGGARFVRGLRAACARRWPDTGTDGATGDAVRDAGVATSADVTVVVNTGDDLWLAGVRLMPDFDSLLYALAGVNDAERGWGRAGESERVAGELREWGVGWPWFTLGDLDLGTHLARTSWLRDGLTPSQVGERLQRRWPLGVRLIPATDTEVDTWVRIDPAHPDAAGRDAMHFQEWWTRYRASIPALGFEQRNLDLARPAPGVEAAIAEADVVLLAPSNPVVSIGTILAIPGLREALAATAAPVVGVSPIIGGRVVRGMADACLSAIGVATDAAAVARHYGARADADADPAATQGLLDGWLVDEADAAVVPELVDADIAATAVPLWMHDVERAADLAGAALDLASRLRPA from the coding sequence GTGAAGATCACGGTGCTCGCGGGCGGCGTCGGGGGCGCACGGTTCGTGCGCGGGCTCCGGGCGGCCTGCGCGAGGCGGTGGCCCGACACCGGCACGGATGGCGCGACCGGCGACGCCGTGCGCGACGCCGGCGTCGCGACATCCGCCGACGTCACCGTGGTCGTCAACACCGGCGACGACCTGTGGCTCGCGGGCGTGCGACTCATGCCCGACTTCGACTCACTCCTGTACGCCCTCGCGGGGGTGAACGACGCCGAGCGCGGCTGGGGACGGGCGGGCGAGAGCGAGCGGGTGGCCGGCGAGCTGCGCGAGTGGGGCGTCGGCTGGCCCTGGTTCACGCTCGGCGACCTCGACCTCGGCACGCACCTCGCGCGCACCTCGTGGCTGCGCGACGGACTCACGCCGTCGCAGGTCGGCGAGCGCCTGCAGCGCCGCTGGCCGCTCGGGGTGCGGCTCATCCCGGCCACCGACACCGAGGTCGACACCTGGGTGCGGATCGACCCCGCACACCCCGACGCCGCTGGTCGCGACGCCATGCACTTCCAGGAGTGGTGGACGAGGTACCGGGCCTCGATCCCGGCGCTCGGCTTCGAGCAGCGGAACCTCGACCTCGCACGCCCGGCACCCGGCGTCGAGGCGGCGATCGCCGAGGCCGACGTGGTGCTGCTCGCGCCCTCGAACCCGGTCGTCTCCATCGGCACGATCCTCGCGATCCCCGGACTGCGCGAGGCCCTCGCGGCGACGGCGGCGCCCGTGGTCGGCGTCTCGCCGATCATCGGCGGCCGGGTCGTGCGCGGCATGGCCGACGCGTGCCTCTCGGCGATCGGGGTCGCGACGGATGCCGCGGCGGTGGCCCGGCACTACGGAGCCCGGGCCGACGCCGACGCCGACCCCGCGGCGACGCAGGGCCTGCTCGACGGCTGGCTCGTCGACGAGGCCGATGCCGCGGTCGTCCCCGAGCTGGTCGACGCGGACATCGCGGCGACGGCCGTGCCGCTGTGGATGCACGACGTCGAGCGCGCGGCCGACCTCGCCGGCGCGGCGCTCGACCTCGCGTCGCGGCTCCGCCCGGCGTGA
- a CDS encoding putative F420-0 ABC transporter substrate-binding protein, with product MPAHPLARRRAAGAPAAALVAASALLALAGCASGAAGDGADAPSGESSGAATSGYPLTVDDCGTEVTFEQTPERVVTIKSSTLELMLALGLEDRIVGAAFTDGPVPDEYADAAADVEILSDKVPSQEATLAAEADLVFAGWESNLTAEGAGDRATLEQLGVRTYVAPAACQGDGYRPDPLTFDGVFAGFEEAGAIFGVEDAAAELVAEQRAALDAIEPNDDGLTALWYSSGDDQPFVGGGTGAPQMIMNAAGLENVVGDVRDSWTSLSWEAVVDADPDVIVLVDAVWNTAESKIAKLEANPATAAMPAVQQGRYVIVDFPATEAGVRNVDAVASIVEQLEAR from the coding sequence ATGCCCGCCCACCCCCTCGCTCGTCGCCGCGCCGCCGGCGCGCCCGCCGCCGCGCTGGTCGCCGCATCCGCCCTGCTCGCGCTCGCGGGCTGCGCGAGCGGCGCCGCGGGCGACGGCGCCGATGCGCCCTCTGGCGAATCGAGTGGTGCCGCGACATCCGGCTACCCGCTCACCGTCGACGACTGCGGCACCGAGGTCACGTTCGAGCAGACGCCGGAGCGCGTGGTCACGATCAAGTCGTCCACGCTCGAGCTCATGCTCGCGCTCGGCCTCGAGGACCGCATCGTCGGCGCCGCGTTCACCGACGGTCCCGTGCCCGACGAGTACGCCGACGCGGCGGCCGACGTCGAGATCCTCTCCGACAAGGTCCCTTCGCAGGAGGCGACGCTCGCCGCCGAGGCCGACCTGGTCTTCGCGGGCTGGGAGTCGAACCTCACGGCCGAGGGCGCCGGCGACCGCGCCACCCTCGAGCAGCTGGGCGTGCGCACCTACGTGGCGCCGGCCGCATGCCAGGGCGACGGGTACCGCCCCGACCCGCTCACGTTCGACGGCGTCTTCGCGGGCTTCGAGGAGGCCGGCGCGATCTTCGGCGTCGAGGACGCCGCGGCCGAGCTGGTGGCCGAGCAGCGTGCCGCGCTCGACGCCATCGAGCCGAACGACGACGGGCTCACGGCGCTCTGGTATTCGTCGGGCGACGACCAGCCGTTCGTCGGCGGCGGCACGGGCGCACCGCAGATGATCATGAACGCCGCAGGACTCGAGAACGTCGTCGGCGACGTGCGTGATTCGTGGACGTCGCTGTCGTGGGAGGCCGTCGTCGACGCGGATCCCGACGTGATCGTGCTCGTCGACGCGGTGTGGAACACGGCCGAGTCGAAGATCGCCAAGCTCGAGGCCAACCCGGCGACCGCCGCCATGCCCGCGGTGCAGCAGGGCCGGTACGTGATCGTCGACTTCCCGGCGACTGAGGCCGGCGTGCGCAACGTCGACGCGGTCGCGTCGATCGTGGAGCAGCTCGAGGCACGCTGA